From the genome of Arthrobacter alpinus, one region includes:
- a CDS encoding F510_1955 family glycosylhydrolase → MTPRTLFSRPRLPLLGAALLLPLALFGCTPATTSAVTPEPVPASAGHVHGISVDPVSMQILLATHDGLYDATGKTPVKIGTETIDLMGFTATADAKAFYASGHPGPGSTLPEPVGLIRSLDAGKTWEPLSRGGQSDFHALSSTDHGLVAFDGKLRTSADGLTWATSTASFTPAVLAGNPATSIVLATTQEGLQRSTDSGKTWSAVPGAPLMQFVSFAAESGKAGPAPTHVVGIAPDGNVHVSTDAGLTWTPAGKVEGQVQAVTALAGTAGIPGIWVATAEGVQSSSDGGATFAPAVP, encoded by the coding sequence ATGACCCCTCGAACTCTCTTTTCGCGTCCCCGCCTTCCACTGCTCGGTGCGGCCCTGCTCCTGCCACTAGCTCTGTTTGGCTGCACACCAGCGACGACCTCTGCAGTTACTCCCGAACCGGTGCCAGCTTCTGCCGGGCATGTCCACGGAATCTCTGTGGATCCTGTATCCATGCAGATCCTGCTCGCCACCCACGACGGTCTCTACGACGCCACGGGCAAAACCCCCGTCAAAATTGGTACTGAGACCATTGACCTGATGGGATTCACCGCAACTGCAGACGCTAAGGCCTTCTATGCCTCCGGGCACCCCGGCCCCGGATCGACACTGCCTGAGCCCGTGGGTCTGATCCGTTCCTTGGATGCCGGCAAAACCTGGGAACCTCTCTCACGTGGAGGCCAGTCCGACTTCCATGCTCTCAGCAGCACTGATCACGGGCTCGTCGCCTTTGACGGGAAATTGCGTACCAGCGCCGACGGCCTCACATGGGCAACATCGACGGCGAGCTTTACCCCGGCAGTATTGGCCGGAAACCCGGCCACCTCAATAGTCTTGGCCACCACCCAAGAAGGCTTGCAACGCTCCACCGACAGCGGGAAAACCTGGAGCGCAGTCCCTGGTGCCCCGCTGATGCAGTTCGTGTCCTTCGCCGCCGAATCTGGTAAGGCGGGGCCGGCCCCCACGCATGTGGTAGGTATCGCACCGGACGGAAACGTCCACGTCTCCACCGATGCCGGGCTGACATGGACTCCCGCTGGGAAGGTTGAGGGGCAGGTACAAGCCGTGACAGCATTGGCCGGTACAGCCGGTATACCCGGGATCTGGGTGGCCACAGCTGAAGGCGTTCAAAGCTCCTCCGACGGCGGAGCCACCTTCGCCCCGGCAGTACCCTAG
- a CDS encoding LysR substrate-binding domain-containing protein: protein MVSLSRRLVLPKSTLQALFIETLSLVVGSNHPSSGPQAPMDLQELEQQRLVLLSSDFATRRHINLHFRDHGIAPHVAIEADSVSAIVEIIRRGHLATVLPEAIAREQPGLHPVGLSPAIPHRTAALLKRRDSYMSAASQAFTELVSTWS, encoded by the coding sequence TTGGTATCGCTTTCGCGAAGGCTCGTTCTTCCGAAGTCCACACTTCAGGCCCTGTTCATTGAAACGCTGAGCCTGGTCGTTGGGAGCAACCACCCCAGCTCCGGGCCGCAGGCGCCCATGGACCTGCAGGAGTTGGAACAGCAGAGGCTTGTGCTTCTCAGCAGTGACTTTGCTACCCGGCGCCACATCAACCTGCATTTCCGTGACCACGGCATTGCCCCTCACGTCGCGATTGAAGCCGACTCCGTCAGCGCGATCGTGGAAATCATCCGCCGGGGCCATCTCGCCACCGTGCTGCCCGAAGCCATTGCCCGCGAACAACCAGGGCTCCACCCAGTCGGCCTATCACCGGCAATTCCACACCGCACCGCAGCCCTCCTGAAAAGAAGAGACTCCTACATGAGCGCCGCCAGCCAAGCGTTCACTGAACTGGTATCGACATGGAGTTAG
- a CDS encoding permease: protein MPLAAVLWNVGISFGGVISFIFADLIIIPIILFYRKYCGTKAALHLTAIFYAAIVLAGYVVELIFTPLHLVPRNRHLSIIDAGISWDYTTWLNIAFILIGLALLVVFFRSNSDSLLTMMGGSPDSGHDHTGEDHSNDGHPMDHHTSHQNHAPRTTDLRCPARPGPDQS from the coding sequence GTGCCCCTTGCCGCGGTCCTGTGGAATGTCGGGATCAGCTTCGGTGGCGTCATCAGCTTCATTTTTGCTGACCTGATCATCATCCCGATCATCCTCTTCTACCGGAAGTACTGCGGGACGAAAGCGGCACTACACCTCACCGCGATCTTCTACGCGGCCATAGTGCTCGCCGGTTACGTCGTCGAGCTGATCTTCACGCCCCTGCACCTGGTCCCCCGCAACCGGCACCTCTCGATCATCGACGCTGGCATCAGCTGGGACTACACCACCTGGCTGAACATCGCTTTCATCCTCATTGGGCTGGCGTTGCTCGTAGTGTTCTTCCGCAGCAACTCAGACAGCTTGCTCACAATGATGGGTGGCTCACCCGACTCTGGACACGATCACACCGGAGAGGACCACTCCAACGACGGCCACCCCATGGACCACCACACCAGCCACCAAAACCACGCACCTCGAACCACGGACCTGCGCTGCCCAGCCCGGCCCGGCCCGGATCAATCGTGA
- a CDS encoding carbonic anhydrase, with amino-acid sequence MKEIIDGFLEFQQEGFPECSGLFKKLATAQNPKALFIGCSDSRIVPELLTQQEPGDLFVIRNAGNIVPAYGPEPGGFSATIEYAVAVLGVTDIIICGHSDCGAMTAISTDAKLVNAARTHVSPQGRLEDMVRGNVVAQLTNIRTHPSVALALNQGRMNLHGWIYDIETGSIDTLEGATGRFLPLVENPQVSATLAATILAA; translated from the coding sequence ATGAAAGAGATCATCGACGGATTTCTGGAATTCCAGCAAGAGGGCTTCCCTGAGTGCTCCGGACTCTTCAAGAAACTGGCCACCGCGCAAAACCCCAAGGCGCTGTTCATTGGCTGTTCGGACAGTCGAATAGTGCCTGAGTTGCTGACCCAGCAGGAGCCCGGAGACCTGTTCGTGATCCGCAATGCCGGCAACATCGTCCCGGCGTATGGTCCAGAGCCCGGGGGTTTCTCCGCGACCATCGAGTACGCGGTAGCTGTCCTGGGCGTCACAGACATAATCATCTGCGGCCACTCCGACTGCGGAGCGATGACCGCTATCTCGACCGACGCGAAGCTCGTCAACGCTGCCCGCACCCATGTATCGCCTCAAGGGCGTTTGGAGGATATGGTCCGCGGGAACGTCGTTGCTCAGTTGACTAATATCAGGACCCATCCCTCCGTCGCCCTGGCGCTGAACCAAGGCCGGATGAACCTCCACGGCTGGATCTACGACATCGAGACGGGCTCCATCGACACCCTCGAGGGAGCTACCGGCCGTTTTCTTCCCTTGGTGGAGAACCCGCAGGTCAGCGCCACGCTAGCCGCAACCATACTCGCCGCCTAA
- a CDS encoding DUF427 domain-containing protein: MSNYQARWNGVVLAESEHTIEVEGNQYFPPASLNREYFKESSTTSRCPWKGEANYYTLEAGGASNQDAAWHYPHPLHAAENIKGHVAFWHGVEVAKVVAGDGDAVAVTA; this comes from the coding sequence ATGTCTAACTATCAAGCACGCTGGAACGGTGTAGTCCTTGCCGAATCAGAGCACACTATCGAAGTTGAGGGCAATCAGTATTTCCCGCCCGCATCGCTCAATCGTGAGTACTTCAAGGAAAGTTCAACTACCTCACGCTGTCCGTGGAAGGGGGAGGCTAACTATTACACCCTTGAAGCCGGCGGGGCTTCAAACCAGGACGCTGCCTGGCACTACCCGCACCCCCTGCACGCAGCGGAGAACATCAAAGGACACGTGGCGTTTTGGCACGGGGTGGAGGTCGCCAAAGTGGTGGCCGGCGACGGCGATGCAGTGGCCGTCACCGCCTGA
- a CDS encoding IS30 family transposase, whose translation MGRRRLSFSDRADIAVGILAGKSDRQIGADLGRDHTIIWRERHRNSTKTRGYRPVSADCAAERRRSRPQARKIETDPVLAARVKADLARSRTPRQIAGRLRLEATDDSVETMTKSPDAERRTVSHEAIYRWIYALPKGELAKSGILLQSKRTKRKSVKPLGERTGGRIIGMVSIDDRPEEAADRRVPGAWEGDLVVGKGGKSAIATLVERHSRFLIMLGLPEGKKADGLADVLINRVNDLPALMRGSLTWDQGTEMARHAQLTLATDLPVYFAHPHSPWERPSNENTNGLIREYLPKGIELTSHQPYLDSIADELNDRPRAVLGFLTPREVFTKLLNDDVSKTA comes from the coding sequence GTGGGGCGTAGGCGATTGTCGTTTTCGGATCGGGCGGACATCGCCGTAGGCATTCTGGCTGGCAAGTCTGATCGTCAGATCGGTGCGGATCTTGGCCGTGACCACACGATCATTTGGCGGGAACGCCACAGGAATTCGACGAAGACCCGCGGGTATCGTCCGGTGAGTGCGGACTGTGCTGCTGAGCGTCGGCGTAGCCGGCCGCAGGCACGGAAGATCGAGACGGATCCGGTCCTTGCCGCCCGGGTGAAGGCTGATCTGGCCAGGTCGAGGACGCCGCGGCAGATCGCCGGTCGTTTGCGTTTGGAAGCCACAGACGACAGCGTTGAGACCATGACGAAATCACCCGACGCCGAACGCCGCACCGTCTCCCACGAGGCGATCTACCGCTGGATCTACGCCCTGCCCAAGGGCGAGCTTGCCAAGTCCGGAATCCTGCTGCAATCCAAGCGCACCAAACGAAAATCAGTGAAGCCGCTGGGTGAACGCACAGGTGGACGGATCATTGGCATGGTCAGCATCGACGACCGTCCAGAGGAGGCAGCAGATCGCCGTGTTCCAGGTGCGTGGGAAGGGGACTTGGTGGTCGGCAAGGGCGGCAAGAGTGCTATCGCAACCCTGGTCGAGAGGCACAGCAGGTTCTTGATCATGCTGGGCCTGCCTGAAGGCAAGAAGGCCGACGGCCTCGCCGACGTGCTGATCAACCGGGTCAATGACCTGCCGGCCCTGATGCGTGGTTCCCTGACGTGGGATCAAGGCACCGAGATGGCCCGCCACGCACAACTGACACTGGCCACGGACCTTCCCGTCTATTTCGCACATCCCCACTCGCCGTGGGAGAGGCCATCGAACGAGAACACCAATGGGCTGATCAGGGAGTACCTGCCCAAGGGCATCGAGCTGACCAGTCATCAGCCCTACCTGGACTCCATCGCTGATGAGCTCAACGACCGGCCCCGCGCCGTCCTGGGATTCCTCACACCACGAGAAGTATTCACCAAGCTACTCAACGACGATGTTTCTAAGACGGCTTGA
- a CDS encoding STAS/SEC14 domain-containing protein produces the protein MFDDVKLGIERLKAWERFAIVSYAAWVHHVAKVFGLLMPGGVRAVTISDLEVATAWVAG, from the coding sequence ATGTTCGACGACGTCAAGCTGGGGATTGAACGCCTCAAGGCCTGGGAACGCTTCGCCATTGTCTCCTATGCCGCATGGGTCCATCACGTGGCCAAGGTATTCGGTTTGCTGATGCCCGGCGGGGTGCGTGCAGTCACCATCTCAGACCTTGAGGTGGCCACGGCCTGGGTCGCCGGTTGA
- the cynR gene encoding transcriptional regulator CynR — MTMLRHIRYLTAVAEHQNFTRAAEVLHISQPTLSQQIKQLEKSLAVQLLDRSGRTVRLTDAGETYLSYARRALRELDAGTRAIHDVQDLSRGSLRLAMTPTFTAYIIGPLVERFSTLYPGIFLSVQEMTQDRMEAALAEDTLDLGIAFAKARSSEVHTSGPVH; from the coding sequence ATGACGATGCTACGCCACATTCGTTATCTGACCGCTGTCGCGGAACACCAAAACTTCACCCGTGCCGCCGAGGTACTGCACATCTCCCAGCCGACGCTGTCGCAACAGATCAAGCAACTTGAAAAATCGTTGGCCGTCCAACTCTTGGACAGATCGGGGAGAACCGTAAGGCTCACCGACGCCGGCGAAACCTACCTGAGTTATGCCCGCCGCGCCCTGCGAGAGCTCGACGCCGGAACGCGGGCGATTCACGACGTGCAGGATCTAAGCCGCGGATCACTGCGGCTGGCGATGACGCCTACCTTCACCGCCTACATAATCGGTCCACTGGTCGAACGATTCAGCACCCTCTATCCGGGTATCTTCTTGAGCGTGCAGGAGATGACCCAGGACCGCATGGAGGCGGCGCTGGCTGAGGACACCCTTGACCTTGGTATCGCTTTCGCGAAGGCTCGTTCTTCCGAAGTCCACACTTCAGGCCCTGTTCATTGA
- a CDS encoding SHOCT domain-containing protein yields MYGYGGDSWGMTGWIAMAVLMVLFWSGVVIVIVVLLRRPHPGQGTPDMRPSHYEAERILHERFARGEIDESEYLARHAALRRPE; encoded by the coding sequence ATGTACGGATATGGTGGCGACAGCTGGGGAATGACTGGCTGGATTGCGATGGCAGTGCTGATGGTTTTGTTCTGGAGCGGGGTGGTGATCGTCATCGTGGTTCTTCTTCGACGCCCGCACCCCGGCCAGGGAACGCCCGACATGCGCCCCTCACACTACGAGGCCGAGCGTATCCTGCACGAGCGTTTCGCCCGCGGGGAGATCGATGAAAGCGAATACCTCGCCCGCCATGCCGCTCTTCGACGACCGGAATGA
- a CDS encoding CsbD family protein, with amino-acid sequence MGLGDKIGNKAQEATGKAKEAVGNATDNEKLQAEGAADQGAAKTKQAGEHLKDAAKDVFDK; translated from the coding sequence ATGGGTCTCGGAGATAAGATCGGCAACAAAGCACAAGAAGCCACCGGCAAGGCCAAAGAAGCAGTAGGAAATGCCACGGACAATGAGAAACTTCAAGCCGAAGGCGCCGCGGATCAGGGCGCGGCGAAGACCAAGCAAGCCGGTGAGCATCTTAAAGATGCCGCTAAGGACGTCTTCGACAAGTAA
- a CDS encoding VTT domain-containing protein produces MRLGVLAFLVAVGTAALMNFDLPQVGEIRAYFARLGWWGAGCLHFGGRRPAAGTIAQSVLSVAAGLIFGLLGGFAVVYAAAMLGAVAAFWLVHWLGQDAVEKFTGTRVEKVNQLLSQR; encoded by the coding sequence GTGCGGCTGGGCGTCCTGGCGTTCTTGGTGGCTGTCGGAACCGCAGCGTTGATGAACTTTGATCTTCCGCAGGTGGGGGAGATCCGCGCCTATTTCGCTAGGCTCGGCTGGTGGGGGGCCGGCTGCCTTCATTTTGGCGGACGCCGTCCTGCCGCTGGCACCATTGCCCAAAGCGTTCTCTCCGTCGCTGCGGGGCTGATCTTTGGGCTCCTCGGCGGCTTTGCTGTTGTCTATGCCGCCGCCATGCTCGGGGCCGTGGCCGCCTTCTGGCTTGTCCATTGGCTGGGCCAGGATGCGGTGGAGAAATTCACCGGGACCCGGGTGGAGAAAGTCAATCAACTGCTGAGCCAGCGCTGA
- a CDS encoding DUF305 domain-containing protein translates to MKKILTISATALAAVTALSGCSTSADAGSMEGMDHGSSAISTAQSPAIGADHNAADTMFAQMMLPHHSQAVEMSDIMLAKPGLDAKIIALAKGIKAAQAPEISTMTDYLSAWGEPTTMTGDHAMAGMMTSADLDKLKAAQGIEAARMFLVQMTAHHEGALEMAKTEVTGGKNADAVTLAKLIVSSQEAEIKDMKKLLAAL, encoded by the coding sequence ATGAAGAAAATTCTGACGATTTCCGCCACCGCCCTGGCCGCCGTTACTGCTCTGTCCGGTTGTTCCACCAGCGCCGATGCAGGCTCCATGGAAGGCATGGACCACGGCAGCTCGGCCATATCCACCGCGCAATCCCCCGCTATCGGCGCTGATCACAATGCAGCAGATACGATGTTCGCCCAAATGATGCTGCCTCACCACTCCCAGGCAGTGGAGATGAGTGACATCATGCTCGCAAAGCCCGGCTTGGACGCAAAAATCATAGCTTTGGCCAAGGGTATTAAGGCCGCCCAGGCCCCGGAGATCAGCACTATGACAGACTACTTGAGCGCGTGGGGTGAACCCACCACCATGACGGGCGATCACGCCATGGCCGGCATGATGACCAGCGCCGACTTGGACAAGCTCAAGGCAGCTCAAGGCATCGAAGCGGCAAGAATGTTCCTGGTCCAGATGACCGCTCACCACGAAGGGGCCCTGGAAATGGCCAAGACAGAAGTCACCGGTGGTAAGAACGCCGACGCCGTCACCTTGGCCAAGTTAATTGTTTCCAGCCAAGAAGCTGAAATCAAGGACATGAAAAAGCTGCTGGCAGCTCTCTAG
- a CDS encoding VOC family protein, with protein MPALPHIDHLALTVTDISVSTAFYSRLWNTEPTGHMTDGPFIRRIFPLANGLTLGLTQHDIGSAKAFDGKNPGLDHIGFEVHDRKTLLEWRDHLGEIGVEHTGLIEAAYGTALSLKDPDGIALEFFIPAD; from the coding sequence ATGCCGGCTTTGCCGCACATTGACCATCTAGCGCTGACTGTTACGGACATAAGCGTCAGTACTGCGTTCTATTCTCGACTGTGGAACACCGAACCCACTGGGCATATGACTGACGGCCCGTTTATACGCCGAATCTTCCCGCTCGCTAACGGACTCACGCTGGGGCTGACTCAGCACGACATCGGTTCCGCCAAGGCCTTCGATGGCAAAAATCCGGGCCTCGACCACATCGGATTCGAGGTGCATGATCGAAAGACCTTGCTGGAGTGGCGGGACCATCTTGGAGAAATTGGCGTCGAACACACCGGGTTGATCGAGGCCGCTTACGGAACGGCCCTGAGTTTGAAAGATCCCGACGGAATTGCTCTGGAATTTTTCATACCGGCAGACTAG
- a CDS encoding copper-translocating P-type ATPase: MEKHSNPTGHQSTGTAPEEGDHPGASPTMMGHSSMEHAGMDHDDHAVHSEGQHAGHSTAMFKNRFWLTLILSIPVVFFSPMFGHLLGYTVPAFPGSAWIPPLLGTVIFFYGGQPFLKGGWQEIKSRQPAMMLLISMAITVAFIASWVTSLGIGGFDLDFWWELALLVAIMLLGHWIEMRALGSARGALDALAALLPDEAERVIDGGTETISIAELNPGDIVLVRPGARLPADGEITDGSAEVDESMITGESKTIPRTVGDPVVAGTVATDNSLRVKVTAVGDDTALAGIQRLVAEAQSSTSRAQALADRAAAFLFYFAAGSGVITFIVWSLLGSIPDAVTRTVTVLVIACPHALGLAIPLVIAISTERAAKAGVLIKDRMALERMRTIDVVLFDKTGTLTKGEPALTDVTAVEGLSTDELLALAAAVESDSEHPVARAIIAAANKTGTPAIAATGFQSMTGRGVQATIDGSPVAVGGPALLKELGLAVPERIKTATTRWMDRGASILHVIKDGAVIGAVALEDEVREESRQAVHALQSRGIKVAMITGDAQQVADTVATELGIDEVFAEVLPQDKDQKVTELQGRGMKVAMVGDGVNDAPALARAEVGIAIGAGTDVAMESAGVILAGNDPRAVLSAVDLSKASYRKMWQNLIWATGYNIISVPMAAGVLAGVGFVLSPAAGAVLMSLSTIVVALNAQLLRRLKLNPVDAS, translated from the coding sequence ATGGAGAAGCACAGCAACCCCACCGGCCACCAATCAACCGGCACTGCACCGGAAGAGGGCGACCACCCCGGCGCAAGTCCCACCATGATGGGTCACTCCTCGATGGAACATGCCGGCATGGATCATGATGACCATGCAGTGCACAGTGAGGGTCAACACGCTGGGCACAGCACGGCCATGTTTAAGAACCGCTTCTGGCTGACCTTGATCCTGTCCATCCCTGTCGTGTTCTTCAGTCCCATGTTCGGGCACCTCCTGGGTTACACCGTCCCGGCCTTCCCCGGTTCGGCTTGGATCCCGCCACTGTTGGGTACCGTGATCTTCTTCTACGGAGGTCAGCCATTCCTCAAGGGTGGGTGGCAGGAAATCAAGTCCCGCCAGCCGGCCATGATGCTGCTGATCTCCATGGCCATCACGGTCGCCTTTATTGCGTCTTGGGTGACGAGCCTGGGCATTGGCGGATTCGATTTGGACTTTTGGTGGGAACTGGCCCTGCTGGTGGCCATCATGCTGCTGGGACACTGGATCGAAATGCGTGCGCTCGGCTCGGCCCGAGGTGCCCTTGACGCCCTCGCCGCTCTATTGCCTGATGAGGCCGAGCGCGTGATCGATGGCGGCACGGAAACCATCAGCATCGCAGAACTGAATCCCGGCGATATTGTTCTGGTCCGCCCCGGTGCCAGGTTGCCCGCTGACGGCGAAATCACGGACGGATCCGCTGAAGTAGACGAGTCTATGATCACCGGCGAATCCAAGACCATCCCCAGGACCGTTGGCGACCCCGTGGTGGCAGGCACCGTTGCCACCGATAATTCCCTGCGGGTGAAAGTGACCGCTGTCGGCGATGACACAGCGTTGGCGGGGATTCAGCGGCTGGTGGCCGAGGCCCAATCCTCCACGTCCCGGGCACAGGCCCTGGCCGACCGTGCCGCCGCGTTTTTGTTCTACTTCGCCGCCGGGTCCGGCGTCATCACCTTCATCGTTTGGTCACTGCTGGGCAGCATTCCTGATGCCGTCACCCGCACGGTGACAGTGCTCGTCATTGCCTGCCCCCACGCTCTGGGCCTTGCCATCCCCTTGGTCATTGCCATCTCCACCGAACGCGCAGCCAAGGCAGGGGTGTTGATCAAGGACAGGATGGCACTGGAGCGGATGCGCACCATCGATGTGGTCCTCTTCGACAAGACCGGAACCCTGACCAAGGGTGAGCCTGCACTGACCGACGTCACGGCCGTTGAAGGACTGAGCACAGATGAGCTGCTGGCCCTGGCCGCCGCCGTGGAATCCGATAGTGAACACCCCGTGGCGCGCGCCATCATCGCGGCCGCGAACAAGACCGGCACACCAGCCATCGCTGCCACAGGTTTCCAATCGATGACCGGCCGCGGCGTCCAGGCCACTATTGACGGTTCCCCTGTAGCCGTCGGCGGTCCGGCACTGCTGAAGGAACTCGGACTGGCCGTACCTGAGCGGATCAAGACCGCAACAACGCGGTGGATGGACCGAGGGGCCTCGATTCTGCACGTCATCAAAGACGGTGCCGTGATCGGCGCTGTCGCGCTGGAAGATGAAGTGCGTGAGGAATCCCGACAGGCCGTCCACGCCCTGCAATCCCGCGGCATCAAAGTCGCCATGATCACCGGTGATGCCCAGCAAGTCGCCGACACCGTGGCCACCGAACTCGGTATCGATGAGGTCTTTGCCGAAGTCTTGCCCCAAGACAAGGACCAGAAAGTGACCGAGCTCCAAGGCCGCGGGATGAAGGTGGCTATGGTCGGTGACGGCGTCAATGACGCACCAGCCCTGGCCAGAGCAGAAGTCGGCATCGCGATCGGCGCCGGAACGGACGTCGCCATGGAATCAGCCGGGGTGATCTTGGCTGGCAATGATCCACGAGCGGTACTCTCCGCCGTGGATCTCTCTAAAGCGAGCTACCGCAAGATGTGGCAAAACTTGATCTGGGCCACCGGCTACAACATCATCTCCGTCCCAATGGCTGCAGGAGTGCTCGCCGGCGTCGGCTTCGTGCTCTCACCAGCGGCCGGGGCAGTGCTTATGTCCTTGTCCACCATCGTCGTGGCACTAAACGCCCAACTACTGCGCCGACTCAAGCTCAACCCAGTCGACGCGAGCTAG
- the cynS gene encoding cyanase encodes MIHFQNTQAPREALTAAIIDAKMRKNLSRQELTDGTGLSLAFVTAALLGQHPLPETAAEVVAERLGLGEDAVMLLQTIPLRGSIPGGILTDPTIYRFYEMLQVYGSTLKALVHEQFVDGIISAINFKLDIKKVEDPDGGSRAVITLDGKYLPTKPF; translated from the coding sequence ATGATTCATTTCCAGAACACCCAGGCTCCACGCGAAGCACTGACCGCCGCCATCATCGACGCTAAGATGCGCAAGAACCTCTCCCGGCAGGAACTGACCGATGGCACGGGGCTGAGTCTTGCCTTCGTCACCGCCGCATTGCTTGGGCAGCATCCTTTGCCTGAGACCGCTGCGGAAGTCGTCGCTGAACGGCTCGGGCTGGGCGAAGACGCCGTCATGCTGCTGCAGACCATTCCGCTGCGCGGCAGCATTCCCGGCGGTATCCTGACTGACCCCACTATTTACCGATTCTACGAAATGCTGCAGGTTTACGGCTCCACTCTGAAGGCCTTGGTCCATGAACAGTTCGTTGACGGCATCATCAGTGCCATCAACTTCAAACTTGACATTAAAAAGGTCGAAGACCCCGATGGCGGTTCACGCGCGGTGATCACCCTCGACGGTAAATACCTGCCCACCAAGCCGTTCTAA
- a CDS encoding heavy-metal-associated domain-containing protein yields the protein MCGTNIRNDLNLTPATDTGCKCCSPDPTAVVSAPAVTVEAARTRYALEGLTCRHCVETLEAAVSAVPEVDSAIVELVAGGISTLSGIGGASRESVRAAVESAGYSLTRS from the coding sequence ATGTGTGGAACTAATATCCGTAACGACCTCAACCTGACCCCAGCCACTGATACCGGCTGTAAGTGCTGCTCCCCCGACCCAACAGCCGTGGTGTCAGCGCCCGCGGTTACTGTCGAAGCTGCCAGAACGAGGTATGCCCTGGAGGGTCTGACGTGCCGGCATTGCGTAGAAACTTTGGAAGCGGCTGTCTCAGCCGTGCCGGAAGTGGATTCGGCCATTGTTGAACTGGTGGCCGGCGGCATCTCTACACTGTCCGGCATCGGTGGCGCCAGCCGGGAATCGGTGCGAGCCGCCGTCGAAAGCGCCGGGTACTCCCTGACCCGAAGCTAA
- a CDS encoding permease produces the protein MAFEIASTNLLLELGLILTFVMGWQFTLAEFVGGPLIIVFVALGFRVWMRGKNCGDRPDPSREGRGWLHRGPRSDGHVHHCRR, from the coding sequence ATGGCGTTCGAGATCGCCTCCACGAACCTGTTGCTCGAGCTCGGGCTCATTTTGACGTTCGTGATGGGCTGGCAGTTCACGCTGGCGGAGTTCGTCGGCGGCCCGCTCATCATCGTGTTCGTCGCCCTCGGATTCCGAGTGTGGATGCGTGGCAAGAATTGTGGAGACCGCCCGGACCCAAGCCGAGAAGGGCGTGGCTGGCTCCATAGAGGGCCACGCAGCGATGGACATGTCCATCACTGCAGAAGGTAG